The following coding sequences lie in one Myxococcus xanthus genomic window:
- the istA gene encoding IS21 family transposase, translated as MAQERLAVRKLREVLRLRFASKLSTRNIATSLGIGNGTVCEYLGRARIAGVGGWPLPAELDDDGALTALFFPDEGKAIAHRPEPDWAQVHRELKRKGVTKLLLWEEYLAANPGGYQYSQFCERYGRWQSVLGVTMRQEHRAGEKLFVDFSGDGVEVVDGDSGEVRVAKLFVATLGASSYTYVEPVYSEGLATWVGCHVRAMAFFGGVPELVVPDNLKSGVTRAHRYEPEENPTYANLARHYGFAILPARPRRPRDKAKVEAAVLVAERWILAVLRNRRFSGLHEVREAIRPLLEKLNERPMRHVGRSRRQLYEELEKPVLKALPVHAYELAFWKKARVHPDYHVEVEGHLYSVPYSLAHKQVEARYTEGSVEVFLGGRRVASHVRKHAKGYTTLKEHMPTSHRAHAEWTPERLLTWAEKTGPSTAALVQGLMERKPHPEQGFRGALGVMRLKDKYGEARLEKACARAVRHRAYSYKSVAAILQHHLEDAREEREEKPPLPAHENVRGPHYYH; from the coding sequence ATGGCCCAAGAGAGGCTGGCGGTGCGCAAGTTGAGAGAGGTGTTGCGATTGCGGTTCGCGTCGAAGCTGTCGACGAGAAACATCGCCACGAGTCTGGGCATCGGGAATGGGACGGTGTGCGAGTACCTGGGGCGAGCGCGGATAGCAGGAGTGGGAGGTTGGCCGTTGCCGGCGGAACTGGACGATGACGGGGCGCTCACCGCGCTGTTCTTCCCAGACGAGGGCAAGGCGATTGCGCACCGGCCGGAGCCGGACTGGGCGCAGGTGCATCGAGAGCTCAAGCGCAAGGGAGTTACCAAGCTGCTGTTGTGGGAGGAGTACCTGGCGGCCAACCCGGGTGGGTACCAGTACAGCCAGTTCTGCGAGCGGTATGGGCGCTGGCAGTCCGTCCTCGGCGTCACCATGAGACAGGAGCACCGGGCGGGCGAGAAGCTCTTCGTGGACTTCAGCGGGGATGGAGTCGAAGTAGTGGACGGCGACAGCGGAGAGGTGCGGGTCGCGAAGCTCTTCGTCGCCACGTTGGGGGCCAGCAGCTACACGTACGTCGAGCCCGTCTACTCCGAGGGCTTGGCCACCTGGGTGGGCTGCCACGTGCGCGCCATGGCCTTCTTTGGCGGAGTCCCGGAGTTGGTGGTGCCGGACAACCTGAAGTCAGGAGTCACACGTGCGCACCGCTACGAGCCGGAAGAGAACCCCACGTATGCGAACCTGGCCCGGCACTACGGCTTCGCCATTCTGCCGGCACGTCCTCGCCGCCCGCGTGACAAGGCGAAGGTAGAGGCGGCGGTACTGGTGGCGGAGCGGTGGATTCTGGCCGTCCTGCGCAACCGCCGCTTCAGTGGCCTGCACGAGGTACGCGAGGCCATACGGCCGTTGCTTGAGAAGCTGAATGAGCGCCCGATGCGACATGTGGGGCGCTCGCGTCGCCAGTTGTACGAGGAACTCGAGAAGCCCGTACTGAAGGCCTTGCCGGTACATGCCTACGAGCTGGCCTTCTGGAAGAAGGCGCGCGTCCACCCGGACTACCACGTCGAGGTGGAGGGGCACCTGTACAGCGTGCCGTACTCGCTGGCGCACAAGCAGGTGGAGGCCCGCTACACGGAGGGAAGCGTCGAGGTGTTCCTCGGGGGGCGTCGGGTAGCGAGCCACGTGCGCAAGCACGCCAAGGGCTACACCACGCTGAAGGAGCACATGCCCACCAGCCACCGGGCCCACGCGGAGTGGACGCCCGAGCGGCTGCTGACGTGGGCGGAGAAGACGGGCCCCTCCACGGCCGCATTGGTGCAAGGCCTCATGGAGCGAAAACCCCATCCGGAGCAGGGCTTCCGCGGGGCCTTGGGTGTCATGCGATTGAAGGACAAGTACGGCGAGGCACGGCTGGAGAAGGCGTGCGCCAGGGCCGTGCGCCACCGGGCCTACAGCTACAAGTCCGTGGCCGCCATCCTCCAGCACCACCTGGAGGACGCACGGGAGGAGCGCGAAGAGAAGCCGCCCCTGCCCGCCCATGAGAACGTGCGAGGCCCCCACTACTACCACTGA
- a CDS encoding amidohydrolase — MHHSHPTCTHCGCNNPLMDTLCKELLTPDVFSRVPVEHAAHEPEAPESLLIRGGTIRPMIKGSAEEVEAIGIHQGKVVATGKFATVEAAMRTRGIPFKTLELKATEALLPGLIEPHMHIVASAVSAGFTDMGAFDGQSLRPDYNEKWLTTKIQDEAATIRNVNSMVQFGPEAHIIPTGIKPYAWVLGREVDPALMPFTVNPPGKLNNLVTIDADFLDQYVADVPVLLLSASMHTAYLNTAALRHTYNNSPDLQRDFGTFEKYKATNKGQLQEIPAMQPALLAIPKHQILEIKAKAVPNLTRLFETAVERGVTMLYDAGLDEDQLEVLKAYLKVYKPRVRIGGAKLIKAQEDVEDALKPYEPMTDYEDLYIGHLKVISDGSNQGLTGYQQEYYCCNPPENRGIFNFTDAGGSQSGSTKPPDFATLVQTAAKKNWSLMIHANGDRANELTTQAYVNALKSLTPQQRDDRRDRIEHCSLLSPGQLDTMHRWGISPSFLIGHVGYWGYAFNKVIFEEKKAQTLDLCKSALDKGLRISLHSDYGVTPLGPLRQMEQAITRIMEADPDKGVLNEDECLTPEQALCAVTYDAAWHCRAENWVGSLTPGHLADFVILAQDPLSMGKKLPGRGHGHDVARTEQELPPVEAIYQNMRAITVLSTWKGGVKVYAAKP, encoded by the coding sequence ATGCACCACTCCCATCCGACCTGCACCCATTGTGGTTGCAACAACCCCTTGATGGATACTCTTTGCAAAGAGCTGCTGACCCCGGATGTCTTCAGCCGCGTGCCGGTGGAACATGCCGCGCATGAGCCGGAAGCTCCGGAAAGCCTGCTGATCCGAGGGGGCACCATCCGCCCGATGATCAAAGGCTCGGCGGAGGAGGTGGAGGCCATTGGCATCCATCAGGGCAAGGTCGTCGCCACCGGCAAGTTCGCGACGGTCGAGGCGGCGATGCGGACACGTGGCATCCCGTTCAAGACGCTCGAACTGAAAGCCACTGAGGCACTGTTGCCCGGGCTGATCGAACCGCACATGCACATTGTGGCATCGGCAGTGTCTGCGGGGTTCACCGACATGGGCGCCTTCGACGGGCAGTCCCTGCGGCCCGACTACAACGAGAAGTGGCTGACAACAAAGATCCAGGATGAGGCGGCCACCATCCGCAACGTAAATTCGATGGTACAGTTCGGGCCGGAGGCGCACATCATTCCCACCGGCATCAAGCCCTATGCCTGGGTCCTGGGACGCGAGGTCGATCCGGCACTGATGCCGTTCACGGTGAACCCGCCAGGCAAACTGAACAACCTGGTGACAATCGATGCCGACTTTCTCGACCAGTATGTCGCCGACGTGCCAGTCCTGCTGCTGAGCGCGTCGATGCACACCGCTTACCTGAACACGGCGGCCCTGAGACATACCTATAACAACAGCCCTGACTTGCAGAGGGATTTCGGTACGTTCGAGAAGTACAAGGCCACCAACAAGGGCCAGCTTCAAGAAATTCCGGCCATGCAGCCGGCACTGCTAGCCATTCCCAAACACCAGATATTGGAAATAAAGGCCAAAGCCGTTCCGAACCTGACGCGGCTGTTCGAAACGGCGGTGGAACGGGGCGTGACCATGCTCTATGACGCTGGCCTGGACGAGGACCAACTCGAGGTGTTGAAGGCATACCTGAAGGTGTATAAACCGCGTGTCCGCATTGGCGGGGCAAAGCTCATCAAAGCCCAGGAGGATGTCGAGGATGCTCTGAAACCGTACGAGCCGATGACTGATTACGAAGATCTCTATATCGGGCACCTCAAGGTGATTTCCGACGGATCGAACCAGGGCCTGACCGGATACCAGCAGGAGTACTATTGCTGCAACCCGCCGGAGAACCGCGGCATCTTCAACTTCACCGATGCAGGGGGCTCGCAGTCGGGCTCCACCAAGCCTCCGGACTTCGCGACCCTGGTACAGACGGCGGCCAAGAAGAACTGGTCGCTGATGATCCACGCCAACGGCGACAGGGCCAATGAGCTCACGACGCAGGCCTATGTCAACGCGTTGAAGTCCCTGACGCCGCAGCAACGGGACGACCGCCGCGACCGGATTGAGCATTGCTCGCTGCTCAGTCCCGGGCAACTGGATACCATGCACAGATGGGGCATCTCCCCCAGCTTCCTCATCGGTCACGTCGGTTACTGGGGCTATGCCTTCAACAAGGTGATTTTCGAGGAGAAGAAGGCCCAAACCCTCGACCTGTGCAAGTCGGCGTTAGACAAGGGGCTGCGCATCAGCCTGCACTCCGACTACGGCGTCACCCCGCTCGGGCCGCTGCGGCAGATGGAGCAGGCGATTACCCGGATCATGGAAGCCGATCCGGACAAGGGCGTCCTGAACGAGGACGAATGCCTGACGCCGGAACAGGCTCTGTGCGCCGTCACCTATGATGCAGCATGGCATTGCCGGGCCGAGAACTGGGTCGGGTCGCTGACGCCCGGCCACCTTGCCGACTTCGTGATCCTGGCGCAGGACCCACTGAGCATGGGGAAGAAGCTGCCCGGGCGTGGCCATGGCCACGATGTGGCGAGGACGGAGCAAGAACTGCCGCCCGTTGAGGCCATCTACCAGAACATGCGCGCCATCACGGTGCTGTCGACGTGGAAGGGCGGCGTTAAGGTCTACGCTGCGAAACCCTGA
- a CDS encoding ferredoxin: MSKQHEPHPMNVPGDFYVVDQCCTACGVPTHIAPETFATERLGGDCYVQRQPTTPEEVDRALMVVRCQEFGCVRYRGTHPVILRRLTEAGEGDQCDAPLPAGIRPVLRNHVSVEAQRLDTRAWESAAVLERFRLWLTGQQPNYRTTHIKRSASSASFSFSWTENGFHEVTANPIGDVPGRWLLQHAGNIPVSEIIAEWLKGAGELGAVQWYSQEEWERGLPGQAHPW, from the coding sequence ATGTCGAAGCAGCACGAGCCCCATCCCATGAACGTGCCTGGCGACTTCTATGTCGTGGACCAGTGCTGCACCGCATGCGGCGTTCCCACACACATTGCGCCAGAGACGTTCGCGACCGAACGACTTGGCGGCGACTGCTACGTCCAGAGACAGCCCACCACCCCCGAAGAGGTCGACCGCGCGCTCATGGTCGTTCGCTGCCAGGAGTTCGGATGCGTTCGGTACCGGGGGACCCACCCCGTCATCCTGCGCCGACTCACTGAAGCGGGGGAAGGCGACCAGTGCGATGCGCCTCTGCCCGCAGGGATCCGCCCTGTCTTGCGGAACCACGTCTCCGTCGAAGCACAGCGTCTCGATACTCGCGCTTGGGAGTCAGCGGCTGTGCTTGAGCGCTTCCGTCTTTGGCTGACGGGCCAACAACCCAACTATCGAACCACTCACATCAAGAGGAGCGCCTCCAGCGCCTCCTTTTCGTTCTCCTGGACCGAGAATGGGTTCCACGAAGTGACGGCCAACCCCATCGGCGACGTACCAGGCCGGTGGCTCCTCCAACATGCAGGAAATATCCCGGTGTCCGAGATCATCGCGGAGTGGCTGAAGGGCGCAGGTGAACTGGGCGCGGTGCAGTGGTACTCGCAGGAGGAGTGGGAACGTGGCCTTCCGGGCCAGGCCCACCCCTGGTAA
- a CDS encoding MFS transporter — MAPRPREPAQEGASQLTEIRDGFQYIRGHTHLVPFFGYLGFIMVLITPATFLTPLQTARSFGDEVWRLTAIEMVFSVGMMVGGAALAAWGGFDSRMRTMVVSNLIMGACTVALGVVPHLGVYLAAMGIFGVALPLYNTPATVMLQERVEPAYLGRVFSVMTMLSTALIPLSMPLFGSLAEVVSIERLLQITGVLVSFLGLLAPLHRRLMAFGEPKRPPVESQDLAS; from the coding sequence GTGGCACCACGCCCCCGCGAACCAGCGCAGGAGGGAGCCTCGCAGCTGACGGAGATCCGCGACGGATTCCAATACATCCGCGGCCACACGCACCTGGTGCCGTTCTTCGGCTACCTGGGATTCATCATGGTCCTCATCACCCCGGCCACATTCCTCACGCCCTTGCAGACGGCGCGAAGCTTCGGGGACGAGGTGTGGCGGCTGACGGCCATCGAGATGGTCTTCTCGGTGGGCATGATGGTGGGGGGCGCAGCGCTCGCGGCGTGGGGCGGTTTCGACAGCCGCATGCGGACAATGGTCGTGTCCAACCTCATCATGGGCGCGTGCACCGTGGCCCTCGGCGTGGTGCCCCACTTGGGGGTGTACCTGGCGGCCATGGGGATCTTCGGCGTGGCACTGCCGCTCTACAACACGCCCGCCACGGTGATGCTCCAGGAGCGCGTGGAGCCGGCTTACCTGGGCCGAGTCTTCAGCGTGATGACCATGCTCTCCACCGCGCTGATCCCGCTATCCATGCCGCTCTTCGGCTCCCTGGCAGAAGTGGTCTCCATCGAGCGGCTCCTGCAGATCACCGGCGTGCTGGTGAGCTTCCTCGGGCTGCTCGCGCCGCTCCACCGCCGGCTGATGGCCTTCGGCGAGCCCAAGCGTCCACCAGTCGAGTCCCAGGACCTGGCCAGTTGA